A genomic region of Denticeps clupeoides chromosome 17, fDenClu1.1, whole genome shotgun sequence contains the following coding sequences:
- the gtse1 gene encoding G2 and S phase-expressed protein 1, translating to MAALVDREFCSVAEEKFDFDISLSPASSKGDDEDENEVFLRPASQREKCLKDGVGSGLSQTEEPFEEISREAELLARQLATGLQDPKALEVSSANTNSQTEVMETFQTNLTAKQDLFSKPADVVLSPIKRETFCVQDSPMKQLPPAIQQRLMKAAGSVKSRISTSSPLRQTNAQPKVPLRGKAMLAKTRSTLPSKPTLPAPTKTAPAKAKTGLSDRSRFQLTVHKNPIRASSAEDLLSDSASVASDVSDSHLNTSLPVKRALQTGPRGPSSTKVPAVSGRRVVDRGRNTSSSSSSVSSINSSLSVSPTGKGKLNASLNSSGASMRAPSSVTKLPSSATSGQKQKQSLASRVPGATVGGRRSISAQGRRVSEAFLASTKSTPSKNPAPKPNPISACATPVRRTMERTISVPNMPANRSDSVAKGNPRLRALVIPTPLKHFKGTQPAEDAGTSPEAPRIMKPKRLAISCSLESGLVWPPPTPSAGGTKLPTVQTKMRRPSALPTSVNRRMSGIPMLTPKTVRQRTPPSADLLRSSSKMAVGGSPCQVNGIQRPDPALVKEPCPPKSPSHFQPCSLMFSLEDEAERTMVAAPESLNDQTAPPNDPQTPIVPDMGTTDDHSQPGDSTRQEINEVLLLLEASVPEMKAEEKPLIDLSNTPDLIRTTPDNLCERPLIDLNSPLMKWTPDKKETTENDAPLINLSF from the exons ATGGCTGCCCTGGTGGATCGAG AATTTTGCTCCGTGGCTGAGGAGAAGTTTGACTTTGACATTTCACTCTCACCCGCCAG CTCAAAGGGGGACGATGAAGACGAGAATGAAGTCTTCCTGCGTCCGGCCAGCCAGAGGGAGAAATGCCTGAAGGACGGGGTTGGCAGTGGCCTTTCCCAGACTGAGGAGCCGTTTGAAGAAATCTCCCGGGAGGCTGAGCTCCTGGCCAGACAGCTGGCGACCGGTTTGCAGGACCCTAAGGCGCTTGAGGTGTCCTCTGCCAACACAAACAGCCAAACAGAGGTAATGGAGACCTTTCAAACAAACCTCACTGCCAAGCAGGACCTTTTCAGCAAGCCTGCCGACGTGGTCCTCAGTCCCATCAAAAGGGAGACGTTCTGCGTTCAGGACAGCCCTATGAAGCAACTTCCGCCGGCCATTCAGCAGCGGCTGATGAAGGCCGCCGGCTCAGTCAAGTCACGCATTAGCACGTCTAGCCCTCTTCGGCAGACGAACGCTCAGCCCAAAGTCCCGCTCAGAGGCAAAGCAATGCTGGCTAAGACCAGAAGCACGCTGCCCAGCAAGCCCACTCTTCCAGCACCGACTAAGACGGCGCCTGCTAAGGCAAAAACAGGCCTTTCCGACAGGAGCCGCTTCCAACTAACTGTTCATAAAAACCCCATCCGAGCTTCCTCTGCAGAAGACCTCCTGTCCGATTCAGCAAGTGTTGCTTCTGACGTCAGTGACTCCCACCTCAACACTAGCCTGCCTGTGAAGAGGGCCCTCCAG ACGGGACCACGAGGACCTTCATCTACAAAAGTTCCCGCTGTGTCAGGAAGAAGAGTGGTGGACAGAGGGAGGAAcacctcgtcctcctcttcctcagtgtCCAGCATTAATTCCAGCCTTTCTGTCTCTCCAACAGGCAAAG gTAAGCTCAATGCATCTCTGAACTCCAGCGGTGCCAGTATGAGAGCTCCCTCTAGTGTAACCAAGCTGCCCAGCAGCGCCACAAGtggacagaaacagaaacagtcGCTCGCCAGCCGGGTCCCCGGGGCTACAGTTGGGGGCCGCCGTTCTATTTCAGCCCAGGGCAGAAGGGTTTCGGAGGCCTTCCTCGCATCCACCAAATCCACCCCCAGCAAGAATCCAGCCCCCAAGCCGAACCCTATCTCTGCATGTGCAACGCCAGTCAGGAGAACCATGGAGAGGACCATCTCTGTCCCGAATATGCCGGCAAATAGGTCTGACAGTGTTGCAAAGGGCAACCCCAGACTACGAGCTCTTGTTATCCCAACCCCGTTGAAGCACTTTAAAGGAACTCAGCCGGCAGAAG ATGCAGGAACATCTCCAGAGGCTCCACGGATCATGAAACCAAAGAGGTTGGCGATTTCCTGCAGTTTAGAAAG tGGCCTAG TCTGGCCCCCCCCGACCCCCTCTGCTGGAGGGACTAAGCTGCCGACAGTGCAGACGAAAATGAGACGCCCCTCTGCCCTGCCAACGTCTGTCAACCGCCGCATGTCTGGCATCCCCATGCTGACGCCTAAAACTGTACGACAAAGAACCCCCCCATCTGCAGACTTGCTGCGCTCCTCGTCCAAGATGGCCGTTGGTGGGAG TCCATGCCAGGTGAATGGGATCCAGCGACCAGACCCTGCGCTGGTCAAGGAGCCTTGCCCACCGAAGAGCCCCAGTCATTTCCAGCCCTGCTCCCTCATGTTCTCCCTCGAGGATGAAGCAGAGCGAACCATGGTGGCGGCCCCTGAAAGTTTAAACGATCAGACGGCCCCTCCTAATGACCCACAGACCCCCATAGTCCCTGACATGGGAACCACTGATGACCACTCTCAGCCTGGTGACTCCACGAGGCAGGAAATCAATGAG GTACTCCTGCTGTTGGAGGCTTCCGTGCCAGAGATGAAGGCTGAAGAGAAGCCTCTCATTGATCTGTCCAACACTCCGGACCTCATCCGGACGACCCCTGACAACCTCTGTGAAAGACCA TTAATTGATCTCAACTCTCCTCTCATGAAGTGGACTCCAGACAAGAAGGAAACTACTGAGAACGATGCCCCCCTCATCAACCTTTCCTTTTAA